The window ggtaaaatactCTCACTCTTaacttttaatcataattcTACACGAATCAATTAGTTTTTGAATGAACaatctattttaaaaaaaatcttttattaaacacataaGTCCAGCTGTTAATTAACTGTTaatgtttttgttaattttataacgtgttattaaaaagataaatttacctttcattaattttaaaaattatctctatataaattataattttttatttttttaaatttttttgttgtaaaagaaaattctCTCCTCAGGATAAGGGAGCACCAATCTGATGCTCCCAAAGGTGCTCCCCTCCCTTGGGGAGCACCTATCATGGGGTGGTAGGTCGTTGAATGGGAATGGTGTCGGTCGATCACAttgtttgagaaaaaaaatgagagaaagaagaaaatgaattttagtcttttcatatttttgttgttaatGGTGTTTACATTTTTgaattcattatttatttcgaaaactaatgAACTCATATAGATTCatgattaaaaattatgaatgagagtattttacctttaaaaaattatgttaaaaaattataataaaatattaaaataaatatataacgttaaaatatatttaaaaataatattatataaaattaataacaaaaataaaaatatattaaatttatattttaataaataaaaataattgtaaaCTAAACACAACGATATTATCTTGCTCGCATTGATTGCATACCTGTCATCATGTCACCTTGTAAGGGAGCCGATGCCATCTAAAAACTGGTCAACGACCAACGTGAGACCATCTGCAGTCCCACAGCTTCCGCATTCTGATGGACTTAACAGCTCTGATTTCTCTCCGATTCCGAAACCATGTACACATTGAAGAGACCACTTTTTCACTCCTTCAGATTTAACAACTCCAATTTCACATCTCTCCGATCCTCAACAAAAACATATCAAGCCAATGAAACAATCAGGTCCCAGAATCCCATTTTCAGTGCCAAGTTTCCTGATCCAACCAGGCCATTTTTCATTGCAAATTCACCTTCGGTGTCAAGGATAAATACCCACTTCCCAAATTCATTGATACAACCAAGACTGACTTCCACGACTCAAACTTTTCCACAAATCAGGAACTTTTGTAATAAACAATCAAACCCGAATGCCGAACTTTCTGCTTCAAACGATATATCCGCTGTCATTCCACCAATTCGGAGCTCTCAGCCTATTGATGCAGGGTCTTCAATGAGAAAACCAATCAGTTTATGGCCTGGAATGTACCATTCTCCTGTAACAAATGCTTTATGGGAAGCAAGATCAAGCATGTTTGAGAAAAGTGCTGATGACAAGCAATATTCACAAAGTGAATTAGTTGCAAAAACCCCTTCAAGGAGCAGGACTTGTATTGATTATAAGTTTTCTTCTGATTATATACTTAAGGAGCAGTATAGGAATCCTTGGGATGAGATTAGGATGGGGAAATTGCTTGAGGATCTGGATGCCCTCGCTGGAACCATCTCATACAAGGTACTactaagaaatttaaaatcttttgggaaatttaaatttaaagtcTTCTGATGGCATATATATTTTAGTATGTTCGTACTAAAGCTTGTTTGAGTTAAGACTGGTGATTAAGTGCTTGAAATTTGCTGAAATATATGCAAGCTCTGGCAGGTTATCTATTTTGATATAACTGATAATAAAATTTCCAACTTTatgtaattattttctttgctttggaCCAGCACTGTCGGAATGATGATGGTGCAACAAGGCCTATATTATTGGTTACTGCTTCTGTTGACAGGATGGTTTTGAAGAAACCAATCCATGTtgactttgatttgaaaatatccGGTGCTGTTACATGGGTTGGGAGGTCATCTATGGAGATTCAGCTGGAAGTAACTCAATCCACACAAGGTAGAGCAGAATAAATGCTagttcttttgttttcaatttttatatggTCTGTGGTTGGCTGCAGATAATTTTCACATGTCTGGCTGTCTATTTGTTCCTTCCGGTTCCGAATGTCCATCATCCTATAGTGGCTTTGTTAGACAGCAAACTGTGAACATAGCTTGATTATACTTTTGAGTTCTGCTGAACGCAATAAAGGGCAGTGGAGAAGCAATGTTTGTGAATagcttctttttatttttagttgagtTTGCAGCTAGCTTTAGTTGATCATTATTCCGGTACACCGATAATCTAAAAAGTGTTAGAGAAGAAAAGTTGCCTTTCACATTGTTATTTTTACcctttatcaattttttttgctGCTTATGTACTTCACACTTGATGTGATGATAAAGGTCTTTCTTCCTGTTTGTAGATGCATGATGTTGGTTTATTTTAATCATCCATGTACATATCATACAGTTTTTACATGAAGATACTGTGATATTAACCCAAAAGATTAATAGCAGGAACCTTGGGTTAATCTCAGGTATTAGGATGTCATAGAGAGCTTTGGCTTGTTGGGATTGAATATGGGGCTAGGAGAGGGGCTCTTTCCCTTAACTTTTATTTGGAATGCTTGAATTCCTCCATGGGtcatttttgagaaaatggtGTCATCTCTCAACAATGAGAATACCAAATATTGTCACATATCTTAAGCCTCTTTATTATAAGATGAGTTCTCATCACTTCGTTAGCAACATTGCTCCTTCCAGCCTCCTAATAGATGCTTCCTAGCCTAATTAAGAGGGGACTGCTCTAGACAATTCTTAACTCTTGTCACTACTTTCTCTTTGTAAACCATGTTAATACTGCTTGTGGATACTAGCTTTCCCTTTTATTACTCCATCTGTTAGGTGCTCACCAGTTTCCTTAGGGGCATGATGTTTACCCTGCATGCTTTCCACCATCACCCaaattttttctcaattttcatGGTACTCAAGCACACTAAAGGCTGCCTAATCCTCCTTTTTGACCTCTCTATGTCTTCCTGCTAACTCAGTTGCAATACTATCTCATCTCTCTAtggaaaaaatggaaaaaccCTCCAGAATGGTAAAATGTTGTAGCAAATTGTCTTAACATGCTGAGAATAAATCCTGTTCCAAGTAAGGAATAAGCTGGACTGATGTGCTCAAGGGCTTATAGGGGAATAGGCAGATCAATAGTTTTGCATGAATTTTAGCCACTGCTGCTTATGGCATTCAAATCCACTCAGTATATCAGTATATCATCTTGCAAATGGCAATTAGCAGCTCAGTCATATTACATACTCtttaaatgttatttgttCTTTCAAAGTTGTCTCCAAACATCTTAGTTCTTATATCAATGTTCTTTGTATACGTTGCTGCCGCCTGAAGTATTTTTTTGTTGACAAGTTGTTTCTGCTTTCTTGTTCAACTTTTTCTGGCTTCTTTGTGGCCCATTATTCTCTGTAGGATGCTTGTAGGATCTGTTTCAACTATCAAAAAGACCCACATTCAGGCCTGTGATCCCAGGATTTAGAGAAGTGTATATATACTAAATTAATTGCTATCCGACAGAA is drawn from Theobroma cacao cultivar B97-61/B2 chromosome 4, Criollo_cocoa_genome_V2, whole genome shotgun sequence and contains these coding sequences:
- the LOC18602319 gene encoding acyl-coenzyme A thioesterase 9, mitochondrial, with translation MYTLKRPLFHSFRFNNSNFTSLRSSTKTYQANETIRSQNPIFSAKFPDPTRPFFIANSPSVSRINTHFPNSLIQPRLTSTTQTFPQIRNFCNKQSNPNAELSASNDISAVIPPIRSSQPIDAGSSMRKPISLWPGMYHSPVTNALWEARSSMFEKSADDKQYSQSELVAKTPSRSRTCIDYKFSSDYILKEQYRNPWDEIRMGKLLEDLDALAGTISYKHCRNDDGATRPILLVTASVDRMVLKKPIHVDFDLKISGAVTWVGRSSMEIQLEVTQSTQDSPNPSDSIAFVANFTFVARDSQTGKSAPVNQILPETEREKLLWKEAEERNKMRKQKRAERKKDANNSDEDRLYSLLAEGRVFCDMPALADRDSILIRDTCHENSLICQPQQRNIHGRIFGGFLMRKAFELAFSNAYAFAGAAPCFLEVDHIDFFKPVDVGNFLRLKSSVLYTEVENPAKPLINVEVVAHVTRPELRSSEVSNKFYFTFTVRPEAMKEGLRIRNVVPATEEEARRVLEHMDAESSQ